DNA from Candidatus Angelobacter sp.:
GTAGCTGACGGACTGAACCAACGGAACGTTCTGGCCCACCTGAATCGTCGCGGGTTGGCGATCGCGCGCGAGAATCGACGGACGCGACAACAATTGGGCTTTTCCGGCCTGAGCGATGGCACGCAGCGTCACCTGAAAATCAGTCCCAAGAATCTGGTAAAGCCCGGCGCCGGGGGGGTTCGGCGAAAAATTTCCGACGGTCTGACCGAATGCATTCACGTTGGTTGGCGAGAAGACGCTCCCCAACGGGGACGCGCCGAAGGCGTTGGCGGCTGCGACGTTGAGTGGATTGTTGGTGGTGCCGACATTGTGCGCCCAGCCACCCTCCACACCGATATCGAGAGAATCGTTATGCTGGACTTCGAGAAAAACGACTTTGATGAGCACCTGGGGCTTCGGGCGGTCCATGGCCGCGACGGCCTGCTGGATTTGCGCAATGGTGGCGTCATCTCCGATCACCACGAGATTGCCGGAATCATCAACCGAAATCGTTGCACTCCCCACTTGACCGTTGGGTGTGTATTGCGACTGGTTGGCGCCTGTGTTGCCCCGTCCCGCGTTCCCACCACCAAATCCTCCAAACCCGCCAAAACCGCCGCGTTGTTGTGCGTGAACCTCCAGCGCGGCGCACAGGCAAAGGCCAATGACTCCACCGAGGTATTTTTTCCAATTATGCGTTCTCATGGTTGTAGTTCGTCAAGGGTTTGCAGCCTGTGCAATGGATCAGAATCCGCCCGTGCGGGTGCGCGCGGTGTTCCCAGTGCCCCCGCCAAATGCGGTGTTGTTGTTGTTCTGGTTCTGCTGGATCCGGGTCGCAAACGGATCGTTTTGCGTGTTCCGCGTGTTGCGCGAAGTATTGGCCCCCACCGTGTCCTGCAGAGCCTGCATGATCTCGGTTGCATTCCCGTTGATAACCGGAATCACTGTCATGCGTTGCTTTTTTCCGGGTTTGTCAAGCTGGGTGACCATTTCCTCGATCTGTCCCATCAAATCCCTTGTGGCAGTGACCACCACCGAGGAGGTGCGCGCATCGGCGACCGCGACGACCTGATTGCGTTTCTTGATGCGGTCCTGCTGGGGGTTGCCATTGCCGGAATTGGCGGCCAACGCAGCGGCAAAAAACCCTCCGGGTCCGCCACCAAATCCCCCGCCGCCTCCCCGCCCCCCGAACCTGCCACCACCTCCTCCTGCTCCTCCCCGATTGCCAAATCGTATCGGCGCCGAGGCGCTGTTCTGATCGGGAAAAAGTCCGCTCAAGAGCGTCGCCATATCCGTTGGGTCGGCATAATCCAGATGGAACACGCGCACCTCGGTGACATCCTCCGCGCTCGAATCGATGGCTTTGATGATTTCTGCCAGATGCCGGATGTTGGTCTGTGTGTCGGTGACGACGATCGAATTGCCGGCCTGATT
Protein-coding regions in this window:
- a CDS encoding secretin N-terminal domain-containing protein, translating into NKNGFAAIRSGPRTLKIMDKATAKSSNNPVKISNDPGSIPDNDEMVTQIIPIRYVEASQLVSDLSPFVSPGATIIANQAGNSIVVTDTQTNIRHLAEIIKAIDSSAEDVTEVRVFHLDYADPTDMATLLSGLFPDQNSASAPIRFGNRGGAGGGGGRFGGRGGGGGFGGGPGGFFAAALAANSGNGNPQQDRIKKRNQVVAVADARTSSVVVTATRDLMGQIEEMVTQLDKPGKKQRMTVIPVINGNATEIMQALQDTVGANTSRNTRNTQNDPFATRIQQNQNNNNTAFGGGTGNTARTRTGGF